One Thermoanaerobaculia bacterium genomic window, GGAATTATTCCTTATATTAAGTCACAGTTAAAGGGCTGATTTATTTCACGCGGCCGTCCGGATCACCGTTCAAAATCATCTGGATCGGTGACTTCCGATACCACCTTCCATTCAAGAGTTTCCCTGTCCATTGATCCGAGACGTTCCAGAGGGACCCGGAGATAGGTTCCCAGGCCCTCAACGGCAGAGGTTCCATCGGAAAGAAGAATTTCCCCCGTCCCCCGGAAGATGCGGCGTTCTTCTTCCGTGACTCTTGCTACAAGACGAATCTCTCTGTCCAGAGGAACAGGATGTCGATATTTAATGGAAAATTCCAGAGTCACACCCCATATCTCCTCCCCGTGCTTCACCATAATCGCCCGTCCAATGGCCTCATCCAGAAGTGCCGCGGCAATTCCGCCATGGAGCCTGCCCGGGTACCCCTGATGCTCTTCTCCGGGAGAAAAGATTGCCAGGAGTTCTCCGGTCTCCATTTCATAAAATCTTGCTTTCAGTCCGTGGGGATTGCGTAAACCACAGACATAACACATCCGGGAATTGGGCTGTTTCTCCGTAATCCTGACTTTCATGGAAGGACCTCCTGCATTTGAGTCTGCTGTCCATCCTACCAGAGGTATCCATAGTAACGTTTGGGAAGAGACCGGAATGCGTTTATAATATCTGTGTGAAGGACTATCTGATCCTTGAGGGCAGTCTGGACGCAATTCTTCTGCCCGACGTATTGACCTTTGTCTCCATGATAAAGAAGACGGGCCGTCTGGAGCTTCACAGGGATGACGTGGAAATTACGTTTTATCTCAAACGGGGAGAAGTCGTATTTGCGCAATCAACTGATCGTGAAGATTCTCTCGGTCTCTTTCTTCTTCGGAATGGAAAGATCTCTCAGGATCAATATGATGAGTCCGCCAGGGCACTCAAACCGGGCCTTAAACACGGCAAGCTTCTTGTGAAAATGGGGTATCTAACCCCCAAGGATCTCTGGTGGGGCGTGA contains:
- a CDS encoding PaaI family thioesterase, translated to MKVRITEKQPNSRMCYVCGLRNPHGLKARFYEMETGELLAIFSPGEEHQGYPGRLHGGIAAALLDEAIGRAIMVKHGEEIWGVTLEFSIKYRHPVPLDREIRLVARVTEEERRIFRGTGEILLSDGTSAVEGLGTYLRVPLERLGSMDRETLEWKVVSEVTDPDDFER